A window from Drosophila nasuta strain 15112-1781.00 chromosome 3, ASM2355853v1, whole genome shotgun sequence encodes these proteins:
- the LOC132790251 gene encoding angiopoietin-related protein 7-like: protein MRRSLLNVVVILLAQQFSAAAAFMDETCDLNREMEQQCRSYTYSVVKPMLDYLHQVSEELQESKSKDEIIKDLREKLVQQEMNEALIKELRSQIDFQKRIDSILTESNGKYKDELASKSAELDRLNVEIKKLNSSLLEKDKEIAKINISDKSVLQEPKKNIQTTDNSLQFGEKLQSQIDLHIQQLFEECTKNLAEKSNKLENCEHEFKKINSSPNKKDESVANNQKTVELQTEASQNKSEIIKLKNKIPSSCVPYVPGVHEINFDDLGSFDVLCDSQLVGPGGIVIQQRVGGDEDFNRDWATYREGFGSMQSDFFLGLEKIHRLTSSRPHELYVHLVALNGTAYYAHYDDFQIANERNGYRLRLGKYNGNASTDDCLRRHRSMKFSTYDRDNDVIYNYSCASYEHSGWWFENCYQQCNLNVRNGKELKWYSIDLKEVKMLIRPRQ from the exons ATGAGACGTTCTCTATTAAATGTAGTTGTGATACTTTTAGCACAACAATTCtccgctgctgcagcttttATGGACGAG ACTTGTGATCTGAACCGAGAAATGGAACAACAGTGTCGCAGTTATACTTACTCCGTTGTTAAGCCTATGCTAGATTACTTGCACCAAGTGAGCGAAGAGCTACAAGAAAGCAAATCAAAAGATGAAATCATAAAGGACTTAAGAGAAAAGTTAGTTCAGCAGGAAATGAATGAGGCATTGATAAAAGAATTGCGATCTCAAATCGATTTCCAAAAGAGAATAGATAGTATTTTAACAGAGAGCAATGGGAAATATAAAGACGAATTAGCGAGTAAATCTGCGGAGTTAGATAGATTAAATGTTGAAATcaaaaaactaaattcaaGTCTTCTTGAGAAGGACAAAGAAATTGCAAAGATTAATATCAGTGATAAATCAGTATTACAAGAGCCGAAAAAGAATATACAAACGACAGATAATAGTCTGCAATTTGGTGAGAAATTGCAGTCTCAGATTGATTTACACATACAACAACTTTTTGAAGAATGTACAAAGAATTTAGCAGAAAAATCCaacaaattagaaaattgTGAACATGAAttcaagaaaataaattctagTCCTAATAAAAAGGATGAAAGTGTGGCAAATAATCAGAAAACTGTAGAGTTACAAACAGAGGCGAGTCAAAATAAGtcagaaattattaaattaaaaaataaaattccatCAAGTTGTGTTCCCTATGTTCCGGGTGTACACGAAATCAACTTTGATGATTTAGGTTCCTTTGATGTTCTATGCGATAGTCAGTTAGTTGGACCAGGTGGGATAGTCATACAACAGCGAGTTGGTGGAGATGAGGATTTCAATAGAGATTGGGCCACCTATCGTGAAGGCTTCGGTTCCATGCAAAGCGACTTTTTCCTTGGACTGGAGAAAATCCATCGTCTGACGAGCTCTCGACCCCACGAGCTTTATGTGCATTTGGTTGCCTTAAATGGCACCGCATATTACGCTCATTACGACGACTTTCAAATAGCTAACGAAAGGAATGGTTACCGACTGCGTTTGGGTAAATACAATGGAAATGCAAGCACTGACGATTGCCTTAGACGCCACCGAAGCATGAAATTCTCAACATACGATCGCGACAATGAcgttatttacaattatagcTGTGCTAGTTATGAGCATTCTGGCTGGTGGTTCGAAAATTGCTATCAGCAGtg TAACTTAAATGTAAGAAATGGGAAAGAGCTAAAATGGTATTCGATTGACCTTAAAGAAGTTAAGATGCTTATTCGCCCCAGGCAATAA